One part of the Clostridium thermosuccinogenes genome encodes these proteins:
- the ychF gene encoding redox-regulated ATPase YchF — MKLGIVGLPNVGKSTLFNAITKAGAECANYPFCTIEPNVGTVAVPDERLDKLAEMYNPEKVTPAVVEFVDIAGLVKGASKGEGLGNKFLSHIREVDAIVHVVRCFEDGNIVHVDGSIGPVRDIETIQLELIFADLEVMEKRIDKTRKMLKSGDKKFQIELDLYESIKETLEKGMPVRSMKFDAEQQSLVDQLFLLTSKPVLYAANISEKDLQSQEDNPYVAELKAHAAKENAEVMVICAKIEEEIAQLDEDEKKEFLSELGLSESGLDRLIKASYKLLGLISFLTAGPQEVRAWTIVKGTKAPQAAGKIHSDFERGFIRAEVVAYKDLIECGSYNAAKEKGLVRSEGKDYVMQDGDVTLFRFNV; from the coding sequence ATGAAGTTGGGTATCGTTGGTTTACCAAACGTAGGGAAAAGCACTCTTTTCAATGCAATAACCAAAGCCGGAGCTGAGTGTGCAAACTATCCCTTCTGTACGATTGAGCCTAATGTGGGTACAGTGGCTGTTCCTGATGAAAGACTGGACAAGCTGGCCGAAATGTATAATCCGGAAAAGGTTACCCCCGCAGTGGTAGAGTTCGTTGACATAGCCGGACTGGTAAAAGGCGCAAGCAAGGGTGAAGGTCTTGGAAACAAGTTCCTTTCACATATACGGGAAGTGGATGCAATAGTTCATGTTGTAAGATGCTTTGAGGATGGCAACATTGTGCATGTTGACGGTTCAATAGGCCCTGTGAGGGATATTGAAACCATCCAGCTGGAGCTCATTTTTGCGGACTTGGAAGTCATGGAAAAAAGGATAGATAAAACCCGCAAAATGCTCAAGTCCGGAGATAAAAAATTCCAGATCGAGCTGGATCTGTATGAGAGCATTAAAGAAACCCTGGAAAAAGGAATGCCGGTGCGTTCCATGAAATTTGACGCAGAGCAGCAATCCTTGGTGGATCAGCTGTTCCTCCTTACTTCGAAGCCGGTTCTGTACGCTGCCAATATATCTGAAAAGGACCTACAGTCCCAAGAGGATAATCCTTATGTTGCCGAGCTAAAAGCCCATGCTGCAAAGGAAAATGCCGAAGTAATGGTAATATGTGCTAAAATTGAAGAAGAGATAGCCCAACTGGATGAGGATGAAAAGAAGGAATTTCTTTCAGAACTCGGGCTGTCGGAATCCGGCCTGGACAGGCTTATAAAAGCCAGCTACAAGCTTCTGGGACTTATCAGTTTCCTGACGGCAGGTCCCCAGGAGGTAAGAGCCTGGACCATTGTTAAAGGCACCAAGGCACCCCAGGCAGCAGGAAAAATCCACAGCGACTTTGAACGGGGATTTATCAGAGCTGAAGTTGTTGCTTACAAGGACCTCATAGAATGCGGTTCTTATAACGCAGCCAAGGAAAAGGGATTGGTGCGCTCCGAAGGAAAGGACTATGTAATGCAGGATGGAGATGTCACTCTGTTCAGGTTTAACGTATAA
- a CDS encoding glycerophosphodiester phosphodiesterase family protein, whose amino-acid sequence MRKPGKFTVPLVALLVLVSAAVTVKLVLSKAKTAVLPAEYVAHGGGGVNEERITNSLEAFNENYAQGFRFFEADIEKTTDGHYILIHDWGRLKWLFNSEPEPCDLETFLGLKMVKGLTQMTLDDLMRWLKDHPDAYIITDAKSDNIGLHKYIKEKYPKESRQVIPQAMSFEEYPEIKALGYENIILTLYKVKYTPEMIIEFAENNELFAVTMHSSTAKTDFPSKLKEKGIFMYAHTINDASEEELMRNAGIGGIYTDFLQPD is encoded by the coding sequence ATGCGAAAACCTGGGAAATTTACCGTGCCGCTAGTGGCATTACTGGTACTGGTATCGGCTGCTGTTACGGTGAAGCTCGTCTTGAGCAAAGCAAAAACCGCAGTTCTGCCTGCCGAATATGTAGCCCATGGAGGCGGAGGAGTGAACGAAGAGAGGATAACCAACTCCCTGGAGGCTTTTAATGAGAATTATGCTCAAGGTTTCCGGTTTTTTGAAGCGGATATAGAGAAAACAACCGACGGCCACTACATACTGATCCATGATTGGGGAAGGCTGAAATGGCTTTTTAATTCAGAGCCTGAGCCTTGCGACCTCGAAACTTTTCTTGGGCTGAAGATGGTTAAAGGGCTTACCCAGATGACTCTGGATGATTTGATGCGCTGGCTTAAGGATCATCCCGATGCATATATCATCACCGACGCCAAGAGTGACAATATAGGGCTTCACAAGTACATAAAGGAGAAATACCCGAAGGAAAGCCGCCAGGTTATTCCCCAGGCCATGAGCTTTGAAGAATATCCGGAGATTAAAGCCCTTGGCTATGAAAACATTATACTCACTCTCTATAAAGTGAAATATACCCCGGAAATGATTATTGAGTTTGCGGAGAATAATGAGCTATTTGCGGTAACCATGCACAGCAGCACCGCAAAAACCGATTTTCCTTCGAAGCTCAAGGAAAAGGGAATATTTATGTACGCTCACACAATAAATGATGCATCGGAGGAAGAACTGATGAGAAATGCCGGTATAGGAGGCATTTACACCGATTTTTTGCAGCCGGACTGA
- a CDS encoding response regulator transcription factor, with protein sequence MATKSKVLIVDDDVNICELVRLYLEKDGYETQTVYNGIKALEVFKEFTPSLVILDIMLPGIDGWQVCREIRKISSIPIIMLTAKGETFDKVLGLELGADDYMVKPFEPKELVARVKAVLRRYEHKEVDVQEVVYPNLVVNRTNYTVKVNGKDLELPPKELELLFFLASNPNKVFTREQLLEHVWGFDFYGDSRTVDVHIKRLREKIESEDQKWQLKTVWGVGYKFEVK encoded by the coding sequence ATGGCTACAAAATCAAAAGTGCTGATAGTGGATGATGATGTAAATATTTGCGAGCTGGTCAGGCTTTATCTCGAAAAGGACGGCTATGAAACACAAACAGTATACAATGGAATCAAAGCTCTGGAAGTTTTTAAGGAGTTTACCCCCAGCCTGGTGATACTGGACATTATGCTGCCGGGAATTGACGGTTGGCAGGTATGCAGGGAAATCAGAAAAATCAGTTCCATACCCATAATTATGCTGACAGCAAAGGGAGAGACCTTTGATAAGGTATTGGGACTGGAGCTGGGTGCCGATGATTATATGGTGAAGCCTTTCGAGCCTAAAGAGCTGGTTGCAAGAGTAAAAGCCGTGCTTAGAAGATATGAGCACAAGGAAGTGGATGTCCAGGAGGTAGTATATCCTAATCTTGTTGTCAACAGGACAAACTACACCGTAAAAGTAAACGGAAAAGATCTGGAGCTCCCGCCAAAGGAACTGGAGCTTTTGTTTTTCCTTGCCTCAAACCCCAACAAGGTTTTTACCCGGGAGCAGCTTCTTGAGCATGTGTGGGGCTTTGACTTTTACGGGGATTCGAGGACGGTGGATGTCCACATAAAAAGACTCAGGGAGAAAATAGAGTCGGAGGATCAGAAATGGCAGTTAAAGACAGTGTGGGGCGTGGGCTACAAATTTGAGGTGAAATAA
- a CDS encoding sensor histidine kinase, whose amino-acid sequence MFRSIFSRLIFLFISLLTISFLITGAILYFFLGDFLSDKKVDLLERGSEEVSEAFEDFLQNPDSILVQIYLERIINMSSAYTDSIVWIVSKDGHIYFSSYMPQRIKMKYVDEKNGFVKLPDERQYKKIVSGQEQLMKLIGGDFYGFFRDEAFSSFGYSWLTVARPLRYTDTNGNTSIFGAVYFHTPIPEVQKARSTVIGYFTIAVAISALVSIVLAYLFSLRITRPLKQIKDAARIIAGGEFQKRLDIDTKDEIGQLATSFNQMAFELEHLEEMRRGFIANVSHELRTPMTSIRGFIEGILDGTIPPEKQKDYLVIVRDETLRLNRLVNDLLDLAKMQSGEIKLNFKTFNVNELVRRSIIKLENQIIEKDLEIHADFESEDILVYADPDAIERVMMNLLHNAIKFTGEKGKINIRIFRQKDKVLVSVQDNGVGIERDELDLIWERFYKSDKSRGMDKTGTGLGLAIIKNIINEHNQDIWVESEIGKGTKFTFTLEKSRGSES is encoded by the coding sequence ATGTTCAGATCGATATTCAGCAGGCTGATTTTCCTTTTTATTTCCCTGCTCACCATCAGCTTTCTTATAACCGGAGCTATCCTTTATTTTTTTCTGGGAGATTTCCTTTCCGACAAAAAAGTTGATTTGCTTGAGCGCGGCAGTGAAGAGGTCAGTGAAGCTTTTGAGGATTTCCTGCAAAATCCGGACAGCATTTTAGTGCAGATATATCTCGAAAGGATCATTAATATGTCCAGCGCCTATACCGATTCAATAGTCTGGATTGTATCCAAAGATGGGCATATTTATTTCAGCAGCTACATGCCCCAAAGGATAAAAATGAAATATGTTGATGAAAAAAACGGTTTTGTGAAGCTGCCGGATGAAAGGCAATACAAGAAAATCGTATCAGGACAGGAACAACTTATGAAGCTGATAGGCGGCGATTTTTATGGCTTTTTCAGGGATGAGGCTTTTAGCAGCTTCGGATACTCCTGGCTTACCGTGGCAAGACCGTTAAGATATACCGATACCAACGGAAATACCAGCATTTTCGGGGCCGTATATTTTCATACTCCGATTCCGGAAGTCCAGAAGGCGCGCAGTACGGTGATCGGATATTTTACAATAGCAGTGGCAATTTCAGCCCTGGTTTCCATAGTGCTGGCTTATTTATTCTCTCTGCGCATCACCAGGCCTCTTAAGCAGATAAAGGACGCAGCCAGGATAATAGCCGGAGGAGAATTTCAAAAACGTCTGGATATAGATACAAAGGATGAAATAGGTCAGCTGGCCACCAGCTTCAATCAGATGGCTTTTGAACTGGAGCATCTGGAGGAAATGCGCAGGGGCTTTATAGCCAATGTCTCCCATGAACTGAGGACTCCGATGACTTCCATAAGAGGTTTTATCGAAGGAATTCTTGATGGTACCATACCTCCGGAAAAGCAAAAGGACTATCTGGTCATAGTGAGAGATGAAACATTAAGGCTCAATCGTCTTGTGAATGATCTGCTGGATTTGGCAAAAATGCAGTCCGGAGAAATAAAGCTGAATTTTAAAACCTTTAATGTGAATGAGCTGGTAAGAAGAAGCATCATAAAGCTGGAAAATCAGATTATAGAGAAGGATCTGGAAATCCACGCGGATTTTGAATCGGAGGATATTCTGGTATATGCCGACCCCGATGCTATAGAAAGAGTCATGATGAATCTGCTTCATAATGCTATCAAATTCACCGGGGAAAAAGGAAAAATCAATATAAGGATTTTCCGGCAGAAGGACAAGGTATTGGTCTCGGTTCAGGATAACGGAGTAGGTATAGAAAGGGATGAATTGGACCTAATCTGGGAGAGATTCTACAAGTCCGATAAATCCAGGGGCATGGATAAGACGGGTACAGGGCTTGGACTGGCTATAATCAAAAACATCATAAACGAGCACAATCAGGATATCTGGGTGGAAAGCGAGATCGGAAAAGGTACAAAGTTCACTTTCACCCTGGAAAAAAGCCGTGGTTCAGAAAGTTAA
- a CDS encoding S1C family serine protease, translated as MDNFDFLGNELDNNSNKIDRNDNVSGGTPPAEEIARESTDKKGLDEEVGSFSTIDGQYGIGSDTQSNAGSGIDYNAASSAQYNSGSGANYNADGNAQINADSKMNYNSGSDAKEKPTSSYQSNPQNYFYSSNYSSGSNASGAQYTNPGSRYQGNASGDFDNTNKTPYYYTENYKKKKKKGIGLVHITAVALISSILGGAVVGSFLLFVAPTIPAFSKYLPTQTAASSNTTTKVEYKIAEVNSQVTAIAEKASPSIVGIRVTAFRQNFLFGSMQPSEGSGIIIREDGYILTNNHVIEDAVNTETGKISDAAKIEVILPNQQDKPYTAQIVGRDARTDMAVIKIDATGLPVAELGDSDKVKVGEMAVAIGNPGGLEFMGSVTVGVISGINRTVQIDEKKQLKVIQTDASINPGNSGGALLNSQGQVIGINTLKAQTQLGYEGIGFAVPINEAKAIADSLIASGYVKGRPKLGVTIDLTYTEDIANKNNMPVGLLVSAVEPFSAAFKAGIQKNDIITKFDGKPVKTFDELEEIKNSHKPGDVVSIEVYRYQEDKTLKLEITIGEDKSGN; from the coding sequence ATGGATAACTTTGATTTTTTGGGCAATGAATTGGATAACAACAGCAATAAAATAGACCGGAATGACAATGTCTCAGGCGGCACTCCACCGGCAGAAGAAATTGCAAGGGAGAGCACCGATAAGAAGGGCTTGGACGAGGAAGTTGGCTCCTTTTCCACGATTGACGGACAATACGGTATCGGCAGTGATACACAAAGCAATGCCGGCAGCGGTATAGATTACAATGCCGCAAGTAGCGCACAATATAATTCCGGTAGCGGTGCAAACTACAATGCCGATGGTAATGCACAAATTAATGCCGACAGCAAAATGAACTATAATTCTGGCAGCGACGCTAAAGAGAAGCCAACCTCAAGTTATCAGAGCAATCCTCAGAATTATTTTTACAGCAGCAATTATAGCTCCGGGTCCAACGCCAGCGGTGCTCAATACACCAATCCGGGAAGCCGTTATCAGGGAAATGCGTCCGGAGATTTTGATAATACTAATAAAACACCTTATTATTATACGGAAAATTACAAGAAAAAGAAGAAAAAGGGCATCGGACTGGTGCACATAACAGCTGTGGCTCTTATCAGCTCAATACTGGGTGGAGCTGTTGTGGGATCTTTTCTGTTGTTTGTTGCTCCGACCATACCGGCCTTCAGCAAATACCTTCCTACCCAGACAGCTGCAAGTTCCAATACCACTACGAAGGTGGAGTATAAGATAGCCGAGGTTAATTCCCAGGTTACGGCAATCGCAGAAAAAGCCAGCCCCTCCATTGTGGGTATAAGAGTTACGGCATTCCGTCAGAATTTCCTGTTCGGAAGCATGCAACCGTCGGAAGGTTCCGGCATTATCATCAGAGAGGACGGATACATTCTGACAAACAACCATGTCATTGAGGACGCTGTAAACACTGAAACGGGCAAAATCAGCGATGCCGCCAAGATAGAAGTGATCCTCCCCAACCAGCAGGATAAGCCCTATACCGCTCAGATAGTAGGCAGGGATGCAAGGACCGACATGGCAGTAATCAAGATTGACGCAACAGGTCTTCCGGTGGCAGAACTGGGTGACTCCGACAAAGTCAAAGTCGGTGAGATGGCTGTCGCTATTGGAAACCCGGGAGGACTGGAATTCATGGGCTCGGTTACAGTGGGTGTTATCAGCGGTATCAACAGAACAGTACAGATTGATGAAAAGAAGCAGTTAAAAGTTATTCAAACCGATGCTTCCATAAACCCGGGAAACAGCGGCGGAGCATTGCTAAACTCCCAAGGCCAGGTAATAGGCATTAATACTTTGAAAGCCCAAACCCAGCTGGGATATGAAGGTATAGGTTTTGCAGTGCCGATTAACGAGGCTAAAGCAATAGCCGATAGCCTGATAGCCTCCGGATATGTAAAAGGAAGGCCGAAATTAGGCGTAACCATTGATTTGACATATACCGAAGATATAGCGAACAAAAACAATATGCCTGTAGGACTCCTTGTATCAGCAGTTGAACCGTTTAGCGCAGCTTTCAAGGCAGGTATTCAGAAAAATGATATAATCACGAAGTTCGACGGCAAACCGGTGAAGACTTTTGATGAACTGGAAGAGATAAAGAATTCCCATAAACCCGGAGATGTTGTAAGCATTGAAGTGTACAGGTATCAGGAAGACAAGACATTAAAACTGGAAATCACCATAGGAGAAGACAAGTCGGGGAATTAA
- the nth gene encoding endonuclease III, whose product MLKKKEIEKTLELLEKTHPTAHCELNFRTPFQLLVATMLSAQSTDKTVNKVTDRLFEKYPALEDFLKLGQEELEQEIKEIGLYRNKAKNILAMCSKLVKKFNGEVPANMEDLVSLPGVGRKTANVVLSNAFGVPAIAVDTHVFRVSNRIGLAEADNVEKTEEQLMKNIPREKWSKAHHWLIWHGRRICEARKPKCEICPLTEYCKYYKSIAAKGK is encoded by the coding sequence ATGCTAAAGAAAAAGGAAATAGAAAAAACACTGGAACTTCTTGAAAAAACTCATCCTACAGCCCACTGCGAACTGAATTTCAGGACGCCGTTCCAGCTTTTGGTGGCGACAATGCTAAGCGCCCAGTCCACCGATAAAACCGTCAATAAGGTTACGGATAGATTGTTTGAAAAATACCCTGCCCTGGAGGATTTTTTGAAGCTTGGGCAGGAAGAGTTGGAACAGGAGATCAAAGAAATCGGCTTATACAGAAATAAAGCAAAAAACATACTGGCTATGTGCAGCAAGCTGGTGAAGAAATTTAACGGTGAAGTGCCTGCGAACATGGAGGATCTGGTTTCGCTGCCGGGGGTAGGCAGAAAGACTGCCAATGTGGTATTGAGCAATGCCTTCGGAGTACCTGCGATTGCGGTAGATACCCATGTCTTCAGGGTTTCAAACCGCATCGGACTGGCTGAGGCAGATAATGTTGAGAAAACGGAAGAGCAGCTCATGAAAAACATACCCAGGGAAAAGTGGTCAAAAGCCCACCACTGGCTTATATGGCATGGGAGGCGCATATGCGAGGCCCGTAAGCCTAAATGCGAGATATGCCCTCTGACAGAATACTGTAAATACTATAAAAGTATAGCAGCAAAGGGCAAATAA
- a CDS encoding PsbP-related protein, producing MFVIIVKNPRIKILMALMVIGLWVVMFAASNALFNKGLFFNITIDNCLTFSYPLRFKINNVFVGNEMVSEVIETGFSLKKPLSRKLKNFRIPEGKFSFLYPSSFTLSRKDFEGSDILYHIDFEDSTTASHGFVQVWEMPYPLEDFLEASKASFAQSYKFFNTKSIQVNGIPGYYWDYSVLGNDGKYYKGSEVFLKKDERMYRISYFLPENQWNKAQSDTFQNIVNSFKVES from the coding sequence TTGTTCGTAATTATTGTGAAAAACCCCAGGATCAAAATATTGATGGCTTTAATGGTAATCGGGCTGTGGGTCGTGATGTTTGCAGCCTCTAATGCTTTGTTCAACAAAGGCTTGTTTTTCAATATCACAATAGACAACTGCCTGACCTTCTCCTATCCATTGAGATTTAAGATAAACAATGTCTTTGTTGGCAATGAAATGGTCAGTGAAGTGATAGAAACCGGCTTCTCACTTAAGAAGCCCCTTTCCCGGAAGCTAAAGAATTTCAGGATACCGGAAGGAAAATTCAGCTTCCTGTACCCCTCATCCTTCACTCTCAGCCGTAAAGATTTTGAAGGCAGTGATATACTCTACCATATTGACTTCGAAGACAGCACGACGGCTTCCCACGGATTCGTGCAGGTTTGGGAAATGCCTTACCCTCTGGAGGATTTTCTGGAAGCATCAAAGGCTTCTTTCGCACAGAGCTACAAGTTTTTTAACACAAAATCCATACAGGTAAATGGTATCCCGGGTTACTACTGGGATTATTCCGTGCTCGGAAATGACGGAAAGTATTACAAGGGTTCCGAGGTGTTCCTGAAAAAGGACGAAAGGATGTACAGAATAAGCTATTTCCTCCCGGAAAACCAGTGGAATAAAGCTCAGTCCGACACCTTTCAGAACATAGTAAACTCTTTTAAAGTGGAAAGCTGA
- a CDS encoding GlsB/YeaQ/YmgE family stress response membrane protein: MIGFLLTLFFAAVAGLSGNRLAKREMPGGNFIAILSGLVGAWVGGYMPVFAAFGPSVDSLALFPSIIGAAVFVFFLGISKSVLKQAK; the protein is encoded by the coding sequence ATGATAGGATTTCTACTCACACTGTTTTTTGCTGCAGTTGCAGGCTTGTCCGGCAACCGGCTAGCGAAGCGTGAAATGCCCGGGGGTAATTTTATTGCCATACTGTCCGGTTTGGTTGGGGCATGGGTCGGAGGCTATATGCCTGTTTTCGCTGCCTTTGGTCCTTCGGTGGACAGCCTTGCACTATTTCCCTCCATAATCGGAGCAGCTGTATTCGTGTTTTTTCTTGGGATATCAAAAAGCGTTTTAAAGCAGGCAAAATAG
- the rpmB gene encoding 50S ribosomal protein L28, with amino-acid sequence MAKCDVCSKSMSFGLKVSHSNRKTNRAWKPNVKRVKVVDNGTVKTAYVCTRCLRSNKVTRAV; translated from the coding sequence ATGGCAAAATGTGATGTATGCAGTAAATCCATGAGTTTTGGTTTGAAGGTAAGCCACTCAAATAGAAAGACAAATAGAGCTTGGAAACCTAACGTAAAGAGAGTTAAGGTTGTTGATAACGGAACTGTAAAGACAGCTTATGTTTGTACGAGATGCTTGCGTTCAAATAAGGTAACAAGAGCAGTATAA